GGTTGCGGTCTGGCCGACGGCAACCTGGGCCTCGGTCCCCAGGTCGACTGCCTGCCGGGAGCCGACGGAAAGAGCGCCGCGGTGGCCGCGGCGAGCGTCGTGGCCAAGGTTCTCAGGGACGCCGCTATGTCCGCGCTGGGCGCCGCCTATCCGGGCTACGGCTTCGAGCGCAACTGCGGCTACGGCACGCCGGAGCACCGCCGGGCGCTCGCCCGGATGGGGCCCTGCCGGGTCCATCGGCTCAGCTACGCGGGGGTCGGGGGCTGAGCGGGACGGCCTCCTCCGGCGCGCGGGGCGAGGAGCTCGCGCTCGCCCACCTCCTTCGTCGGGGATACACGCTCATCGAGCGCAACTACCGGACCCGCCGCGGGGAGATCGACCTGATCATGATGGACGGCGAAGAGCTCGTCTTCGTGGAGGTGAAGCTGCGGCGCAGCGCGGGCTTCGGAGAGCCGGTGGAGGCGGTCACCCCCGCGAAGCAGCGCAGGCTCCGGCTCGCCGCCGGCCGGTACCTCGCCGAGAGGGCCCCGGCGCACGGCGGGGTCCGCTTCGACGTCGTCGGGGTGCTCGCTCCCGCCGGCGGAAAACCCCGCATCACGCATGTGAGGCAGGCTTTCTTCTAAAGGTTGCAAAGGATGCATAGAGCTTTATACTCCCTGTAGCCGGGCATTTTCGGAGGCGGGGACCGCTGAAAAGACGCGGGTTGCGCCTTCTGTGACGGAGGAGGGAGGGTGAACCGATGGCCGTCTGCCGGGTGAGGAGCCTTGCGCTGGTGGGCATAGACGCCCTTCCCGTCGACGTGGAAGTAGACATGGGGTCCGGGCTTCCCGGCTTCTCCGTCGTCGGGTTGCCGGACGCCGCCGTACAGGAGGCCCGCGAGCGGGTGAGGGTGGCGATCTCCAATGCGGGCTACAAATTTCCCTCCAGGAAGGTCATCGTCAACCTGGCGCCGGCCAACCTCCGCAAGGAAGGAGCCGCCTTCGACCTGCCCATAGCGCTCGGGATCCTCGCCGCCTGCGGCGTTCTCTCGCCCGGGACGCTGGAAGGAGTGGCGGTCGTCGGGGAGCTCTCGCTCGACGGGAGCCTGCGGGGCGTCCGGGGGGCGCTCTCGCTGGCCGACGGTGCCCGGCGGGAGGGGCTTCGCGGGTTGCTGGTGCCCGCCGAGAGCGCGCCGGAGGCCGCCTCCATAGGCGGGATAGCGGTCTACGCTGCGCGCGGGCTGCAGGAGGCCGTCGGGGTTCTGCGCGGTGGGGGGAGCCCGGTGGAGCCGGACCCCTTCACCCGGGAGGGGGACGGCGAGGAGGAGGGCTTTGAGGACGTGGCCGGGCAGGAGTACGCCAAGCGGGCGCTCGAGGTCTCCGCTGCCGGCGGGCACAACGTGCTGATGAGCGGTCCGCCAGGCTCCGGAAAGACCATGCTCGCCCGCAGGCTGCCCGGAATACTCCCGCCGCTCGCCTCCGAGGAGAGCATCGAGGTCACCAAGGTGCACAGCGCGGCCGGGCTCGCAAACGGCGGTCTGATCCGGCGCCGGCCCTTCCGGGCCCCGCACCACACCATCTCCGCCTCCGGGCTCGCCGGGGGCGGCACCAACCCGCGTCCCGGCGAGGTCTCGCTGGCCCACCACGGCGTGCTCTTCCTCGACGAGTTCCCGGAGTTCGGGCGCTCCGCGCTGGAGGTGCTCCGGCAGCCGCTGGAGGATGGGCAGGTCACCATCTCCCGGGTTGCCGGGACGGTGAGCTATCCGGCCCGGGTCACGCTGGTGTGCTCGATGAACCCCTGCCCCTGCGGCTACGCCGGCGACCGGCACCGGACGTGCCGGTGCACTCCCGGTCAGATCGAGCGCTACCGCGCCCGGATCTCCGGACCGCTCCTGGACCGGATCGACCTCTTCGTGGAGGTGCCGCGGCTTTCCGGGGAGGAGCTGCGGACCTCCGGAGAGGCCGAGCCCTCGTGGCGGATCAGGGAGCGGGTCGAGGCCGCCCGCGAGCTGCAGATCGAGCGTCAGGGCGTCCCCAACTCCGCCCTCTCGGGCAGGCGGCTGCGCGAGGTCTGTCGCCTGGGGCCGGAGGCGGAGGCGTTGCTCGTCCGGGCGGTGGACCGGATGGGACTCTCCGGGCGGGCGCACGACCGGATCCTGCGGGTGGCCCGAACGGTGGCGGACCTCGCCGGCGGCTCCGGGATAAGGCCGGAGCACCTCGCCGAGGCCCTGAACTACAGGAGGCCTGGTGTCCTCGATCGCTGAGAACCGGGCCGGGTATCTGCTCCTCTCGCTCCTGCAGGCCCGGACGGGGGCAAGCCTCACCCGCAGGCTCACCGGGGAGCCTCCCGGACGCTGGCTCACCCTCTCGCCCCCGGAGCTCGAGCGGGAGTGCGGCGTGAGCGCCAAGGCGGCCCGGGAGCTCGCCCGGCTCCGGGAGACCTTCGAGGCGGAGACCATGCTCCGGGATCTCGCGGGCAGGGGTATCTCCGTCCTCACCCTCGCCGACGAGGGGTACCCCGAGGCGCTGCGCCGGATCCCCGACCCGCCGCCGGCGCTCTTCGTCGACGGGAGGCTCCCGGAAGGGGGGGCCGTGGCGGTCGTGGGGAGCAGGAAGCCCTCTCCCGGCGGGCTGGAGGTCGCCCGCCGGCTCGGGAAGGCTCTGGCCGGGCGGGGGGTGTGGGTCGTCAGCGGTCTCGCCCTCGGGATCGACGCGGCGGCGCACGAGGGGGCTCTCGCGGCCGGAGGCGCCACGGTCGGGGTGCTCGGCTGCGGGATAGACGTAGTCTACCCGCGCGGCAACGGTCGGCTCTTCGCGGAGGTCCGCCGGGCGGGGGGGATCGTCTCCGAGTACTACCTGGGTGAGCCGCCGCTCGCCTGGCGCTTCCCGGCGCGCAACAGGATCATCGCCGGGCTCGTCGGGGTCGTGGTGGTCGTGGAGGCGGCCGAGAGGAGCGGGGCGCTCATCACCGCCCGGCACGCGCTGGAGTCCGGGCGTGACGTGTGGGCGGTGCCAGGTCCCTTGGGGTATCCGGGATGCCGGGGCTCCAACCGCCTGCTGGCCGACGGCGCCGGGGTGCTGTGGGACGTCGGCGAGTTCCTCGAATCCGTGGCGCCCGGGAGGGGGGCGAGGGAGATCCCACCCGGGGATCCGACGCCTCCGCTCCCCGCCGGGCTCCCCGAGGACGAGGCGGCGGTGCTCGGGGCTCTGGGGTTCGAGCCCGCCTCCGCCGACGAGGTGGCGTGGCGGTGCGGGCTCGGGATGGGCGAGGTACTCTCCGCCCTCTCCATGCTCGAGCTCAAGGGCTACGCGGCGCGGGCTGCGGGCGGAGGGTTCGTCAGAAGGGTGAGCCTTTGACGAATCGGCCCACGCTCGGCAGGCTCTGGGAGCTCTACGGCCGGGCTAGAGCGGAGGCGGCCGGCCTGCGCGCCGCCGGCCGGCGGGGACCGGTGCTGCGGCGAGCCGAAAGGCGGGTGGCGCAGCTGCGCGACCGTCTCGTTGTCAACTACTCGCCCCTCGTCAAGTACGTAGCCGGCAGGATGGCGGCCCGGATCCCCGGCGGAGTAGAGCAGGAGGATCTCGTCTCCTGGGGGGTTGTCGGGCTGCTGCAGGCCGTCGAGACCTTCGACCCCGCCCGAGGGGCAAAGTTCGAGACCTACGCCATCTCCAAGATCCGGTGGGCCATCCTCGACGAGCTCAGAAAGGCGGATCCGCTTCCTCGCAGGGTGCGGCGGCGGGTGCGAGAGACCCAGCGCGCTACCAGCGCCCTGACCCAGGTGCTGCGGCGGGTGCCCACGGAGGCTGAGGTAGCCCGCGAGGTTGGGATTGGGCTCGCCGAGCACCGTGAAACCCTGGAGCACTATCATCGCGCCCGTACCTGGTCGCTGGAGGAGATCCTCTCCGGGATGGGAGAGGGGGGACGCGCGCTCTCCCTCTCCGATCCCGAAACCGAAGCCTACGAGCTGCGGGAGCGGCTCGCCGGGGCCCTCGAGGCGCTCAGCGAGCGGGAACGGACCGTCATAACCTTCTACTACTACCAGGGGCTCACCCTGCGCGAGATCGGTCGGGCCCTGAACCTCACCGAGGGGAGGATCTCCCAGATCCTGCGCCGCGCCCTCCTGCGGTTGCGCGACCGCCTCTCCGGGGCCTAGAACCCCCTTCGGGGCTGTGCTAGTATCGTGCGGGTTTAGATTACGCACGCCCGCACAGGAGGGCTCCCCGAGGGTCCTGGTGGTGGTCCGGCGAGGAACGGCCGGATTGCGCGCGGGCGGAGGTTGTAACCACCTTAAGAAGCGGAACGAAGGAGTAGAGAGAAGACCGTGGAGAGCACGCAGAGCATAGGCATCCGGGAGCTGCTGGAGGCCGGGGTTCACTTCGGACACCAGGCCAAGCGCTGGAACCCGAAGATGAAGCGCTTCATCTTCGCCGAACGGGCGGGGGTGCACATCATAGACCTCGACCAGACCCTCGATCTTCTCGAGCGGGCGCTGAACTTCGTGCGGGGGGTGGCCGAGGCCGGTCAGGACGTGCTGTTCGTCGGCACCAAGAAACAGGCCCAGATCACCATCGCCGAGCAGGCCATCCGGTGCGGTCAGCCGTATGTGGCCGAGCGGTACATCGGAGGGCTTCTGACCAACTTCCGAACCATTCGCCCGCGCATCGAGTACTTCAAGCAGCTCTCGCGGGAGATAGAGGAGACCCCGGAGGAGGAGCGGAGCGGCAAGCAGTGGTTCGCCCGGTTGCGGGAGTACCAGAAGCTGCGGCGCAACTTCGCCGGTATCACGGAGATGGAGCGTCTGCCCGGAGCCGTCTACGTGGTGGACCCCAAGCGGGAGGAGCTGCTGGTCCGCGAGGCCAACCGGCTGCGCATACCGGTGGTGGCCCTCACGGACACCAACTGCGACCCGGACGTCATAGACTACGTGATCCCGGGCAACGACGACGCCATCCGCTCCATAAGCCTCATCACCCGCCTCATCGCCGACGCTATCGTCGAGGGGCGGGGCGAGGAAGCGGCTCCCGGGGAACGGCCGGTGCCGCCAGCGGTCGAGGAGGCCCAGATGGTCGAGGAGGAGCCGGTCTCCGCCGGGGAGCCCGAAGCGGAGGCCCTGGAGGAGGCCGCATCCGGCTCTCCGGAGGCCTCCGGAGAAGAGGCCGCGGAGGAGCAGGCCGCCTCTCAGGCGGCGCCGGTCGGCGAGGAAGACGAGAGCGAGGAGAGGTAACGCAGCGTTGGCTACCCAGATAGAGAAGATAAAGCAGCTTCGCGAGGAGACCGCGGCGGGGATGATGGACGTCAAGCGGGCTCTCGAGGAGTCCGGCGGGGACCTGGACGGGGCCCGCAGGATCCTCAAGGAGCGCGGGCAGGCCATCGCCGCCAAGAAGAGCCGCCGCGAGACCCACGAGGGCCGGATAGAGGCCTACGTTCACTTCAACGGTCGGGTGGGGGTTCTGGTGGAGGTCAATTGCGAGACGGACTTCGTGGCCCGGACGCCGGAGTTCCGGGAGTTCTGCCGGGACGTCGCCCTGCACATCGCCTCCATGAAGCCCCTGTGCGTGTCGCCGGAGGACGTCCCCGAGGAGGCTCTTGCCGAGGAGCGCGAGATAGCCGAGAAGCAGGCCGCCGAGATGGGCAAGCCGGAGCACATCACCCGCCAGATCGTCGAGGGCCGGCTCAAGAAGTGGATCTCCGAGCAGGCGCTGCTCACCCAGCCTTTCGCGAAGGACCCGAACAAGACCGTGGGGGAGCTCCTGCAGGAGACGGTGAGCAGGGTCGGCGAGAACGTCGTCGTCCGGCGCTTCGTCCGCTACGAGCTCTAGGCGCGGGAGGCTTCCTGGGTTGGGAGCGGAAGCCGGCGCCGCGCGGATCTCCGAGCTCGGTCCCTTGAAGCGGGTCGTGCTGAAGCTCTCCGGCGAGAGCCTCGCCGGAGACGGGGGCTATGGCATAGACCCGGGGAGCCTGGAGGTGAGCGTCGGTCAGGTGCTCGAGGCCGTCGAGGCGGGGGCCGAGCTGGCCATCGTGGTGGGCGGCGGGAACATCTTCCGCGGGGCGCAGGTGGCCGACGAGCTGGGCATCGAGAGCGCCACGGCCGACTACATGTCCATGCTCGGCACGGTCATCAACGCTCTGGCGCTGCAGGCCGCGCTGGAGCGGCGGGGCGTGCCCACCCGGGTGCAGTCGGCCATCGAGATAAAGGAGGTGGCCGAGCCGTACATCCGGCGGCGGGCCATCCGCCACCTGGAGAAGGGGCGGGTGGTGATCTTCGCCTCGGGCACCGGCAACCCCTTCTTCACCACCGACACCGGTGCGGCGCTGCGGGCCCTGGAGATCAACGCCGACGCCCTGCTCATGGCCAAGAACCGGGTGGACGGCATCTACGACAAGGACCCCCGGGTGCACGGCGACGCCCGAATAGTCCGGCGGCTCGACTACATGGAGCTGCTCTCCAGGAACCTCGCCGTCATGGACCACACCGCCGCCACCCTGTGCAGCGGGGAGGGCCTGCCGATAATCGTTTTCGATATACTGAAGTCCGGCAATCTGCGCCGCATCCTGCAGGGAGAGAGGGTCGGCTCCCTGGTATGGAGGGAGCGACCGGAGCGGTAGAGAGGGCGGAGGAGGAGCCGAAGATGTCGGACATCATAGACCTTTCGGATGCCGAACGCCGGATGAAGGGCGCGCTGGAGGCCGTCAAGCATCAGTTCGCGACCATCCGCACGGGGCGGGCCAACCCGGCGCTGCTGGACAGGATCGAGGTGGAGGCCTACGGGACCCGGATGCCAATAAAGAGCGTGGCCAGCATCGGGGCCCCGGAGCCGCGCCTGCTCACGGTCACCCCCTACGACCCGAACTCGCTGAAGGCCATAGAGCGGGCCATAAGGGACTCGGACCTCGGGCTCAACCCGCAGAACGACGGCAAGATCATCCGGCTGCCCATTCCGGAGCTCACCGAGGAGCGCCGCCGGGAGCTGATCCGGCTGGCCCGACACATGGCGGAGGAGGGGCGCGTCTCGGTGCGCAACGTCCGCCGGGACGAGATGCACGATATCCAGCAGCTGCGCAGGGAGGGTGAGATCTCGGAGGACGACGAGCGCCGGGCCGAGGCGGAGCTGCAGAGGCTCACGAACGACTACGTGAAGCGGATCGACGAGGCGCTGGCCGAGAAAGAGGCCGAGCTGATGGAGGTCTAGCGCTGCAGTTTCTCCAGAGACACCTTCCCGCGGCGGGTGGGGCGCGCCGGCTCGCCGCCGTAGACCCGGCGCGCATCCCCCGGCACGTGGGGATCATCATGGACGGCAACGGGCGCTGGGCGCGCCGCCGCGGGCTGCCCCGGGCCGCCGGGCACCGGGCCGGGGTCTCGGCGCTGACGCCGGTGCTGGAGACCGCCGGCGAGCTGGGGATAGAGTCGCTCACCCTCTACGCCTTCTCCACCGAGAACTGGGCCCGCCCGGCGGAGGAGGTGGAGACCCTGATGTCGCTGTTTCTGGAGACCGCCCGGAAGAAGCTCCCGGAGATCCGTGAGCGCGGGGCCCGGGTGCGCTTCGTGGGGCGCAGGGAGCACCTGCCGGAGCCGGTGCAGCGGGCGATGCGGGAGGCCGAAGAGAACACCGCCGCCAACGACCGGCTCAACGTCTACATCGCCCTGAACTACGGCGGGCGCTCGGAGATAGTGGACGCCGCCCGCAGGATGCTCGCAGAGGGGCTCTCCCCGGAGGAAGTGGACGAGCGGACGTTCGCCCGCTACCTGTACGCGCCGGAGGTGCCGGATCTGGACCTCCTGATCCGCACGAGCGGCGAGATGCGGGTCTCGAACTTTTTGCTCTGGCAGATCGCCTACGCCGAGCTCTACGTTACTAAGACTTTCTGGCCGGACTTCTCGCGAGAGGAGTTCCTGAAGGCCATCGAGGACTTCGCCTCCCGCGCCCGCCGCTGGGGCGGGGTGTGAGAAGGGGTAAGCCTTGCTCGCGCGGCGGGTTGCAACCGCGGCGGTCCTGGCACCGCTGGTCCTGGCCGCGATCGCGGTCGGGGGCGCAGCGGTTTACGCCGTCCTGCTGTTGGTCGGGGTGGCCGCCGCCTACGAGCTCTCGCGGGCGCTGGCCTTCCCCTTCGCCGCCGCGCTGGTCGCCGTTCTGGCCCCGCCGGCCCTCGCGCTCTTCTTCGGCGCCGGGGGGGTGCTCGGAGGGCTGCTGCTCGGCGTGCCTTGGGCCCTGGCGTGGCTCGTGGCCCTTCCGCGGCTGAGAGACGAGCGGGCGCTGCTGGGCCTGCTCCTCGCGTCCGTTTGGGTGGGGGCCCCGCTGGGCTTTCTGGCCCTGATCCTGGGCCTCGAACACGGCCGGGCGATGCTCCTTCTGGCGGTCGTGGGGTCGTGGGTCTCGGACGCCGGGGCGTACTTCTGCGGGCTCGCCGCGGGGCGGCACAGGATCTTCCCGGTCCTGAGCCCGGCGAAGACGCTGGAGGGGAGCCTCGGAGGCCTCCTCGCCACGGCCCTCTGCGGAGGGGTCGCAGGCTCTTTCCTGCCCGATCTCTCGCCTTCTCTGGGCCTTTTGCTCGGGGCCACGGTATCGCTCGCGAGCCAGGCGGGAGACCTCTTCGAGTCGGCGCTGAAGAGGATCCTGGGCGTCAAGGACCTCGGCAGCCTCCTGCCCGGCCACGGCGGCATCTTGGACCGCATCGACAGCCTGCTGTTCGTCGCCCCCACGGTGTACTACCTGCTGCTTCTGGCGTGAGGCGGCGCGTCACCATCCTCGGCTCCACCGGGAGCATCGGCACCCAGGCGCTCGACGTGATCGGACGCCACCCCGGACGCTTCGAGGTGGTCGGGCTCGCGGCCTCCTCCAACGCCGCCCTGCTCCGCAGGCAGGTGGAGGAGTTCTCCCCCCGCTACGTCGCCCTGGAGAACGGGGACGCCACGGGCCTCGGGGACTGCGGCGCCAGGGTGTTCTCCGGTCCGGGAGCTGCGGCCAGGCTCGCCGCGGTCCCCGCCGACGTGGTGCTCAACGCCGTCGTGGGCTTCGCCGGGCTGGCCGCGACGGTGAGCGCCCTGCGGGCGAAGAACCGCCTGGCGCTCGCCAACAAGGAGTCGGTGGTCGCCGGGGGCGAGTGGGTGATGGAGCTCGCCCGCGGCGGCGCCCTGATCCCTGTAGACTCCGAACACTCGGCGATCTTTCAGTGCCTGGAGGGCCGTCGCCGGCAGGAGCTCTCGCACCTGCTCCTGACGGCCTCCGGGGGACCCTTCTTCGACCTCGACGCCCCGGCGCTGGCCGGAGTGGGTCCGGAGGACGCCCTCAAACACCCCACCTGGCGGATGGGGGCCAAGATTACGGTCGACTCGGCGACGATGATGAACAAGGGCCTCGAGGTCATAGAGGCCCACCACCTCTTCGACGTCCCCTACGACCGGATACGGGTCGTCGTCCACCGCCAGTCGGCGGTCCACGGCGGGGTCCTCTTCTCCGACGGTTCGGCGATCCTCCACGCGGCCCCCACCGACATGCGCCTGCCGATCGCCTACGCCCTGCTGTACCCGGAGCGCATCCCGCTCTCGGAACCCCTGCCCCTCGCCGGC
The Rubrobacter xylanophilus genome window above contains:
- a CDS encoding YraN family protein, with protein sequence MSGTASSGARGEELALAHLLRRGYTLIERNYRTRRGEIDLIMMDGEELVFVEVKLRRSAGFGEPVEAVTPAKQRRLRLAAGRYLAERAPAHGGVRFDVVGVLAPAGGKPRITHVRQAFF
- a CDS encoding YifB family Mg chelatase-like AAA ATPase; protein product: MAVCRVRSLALVGIDALPVDVEVDMGSGLPGFSVVGLPDAAVQEARERVRVAISNAGYKFPSRKVIVNLAPANLRKEGAAFDLPIALGILAACGVLSPGTLEGVAVVGELSLDGSLRGVRGALSLADGARREGLRGLLVPAESAPEAASIGGIAVYAARGLQEAVGVLRGGGSPVEPDPFTREGDGEEEGFEDVAGQEYAKRALEVSAAGGHNVLMSGPPGSGKTMLARRLPGILPPLASEESIEVTKVHSAAGLANGGLIRRRPFRAPHHTISASGLAGGGTNPRPGEVSLAHHGVLFLDEFPEFGRSALEVLRQPLEDGQVTISRVAGTVSYPARVTLVCSMNPCPCGYAGDRHRTCRCTPGQIERYRARISGPLLDRIDLFVEVPRLSGEELRTSGEAEPSWRIRERVEAARELQIERQGVPNSALSGRRLREVCRLGPEAEALLVRAVDRMGLSGRAHDRILRVARTVADLAGGSGIRPEHLAEALNYRRPGVLDR
- the dprA gene encoding DNA-processing protein DprA, whose product is MSSIAENRAGYLLLSLLQARTGASLTRRLTGEPPGRWLTLSPPELERECGVSAKAARELARLRETFEAETMLRDLAGRGISVLTLADEGYPEALRRIPDPPPALFVDGRLPEGGAVAVVGSRKPSPGGLEVARRLGKALAGRGVWVVSGLALGIDAAAHEGALAAGGATVGVLGCGIDVVYPRGNGRLFAEVRRAGGIVSEYYLGEPPLAWRFPARNRIIAGLVGVVVVVEAAERSGALITARHALESGRDVWAVPGPLGYPGCRGSNRLLADGAGVLWDVGEFLESVAPGRGAREIPPGDPTPPLPAGLPEDEAAVLGALGFEPASADEVAWRCGLGMGEVLSALSMLELKGYAARAAGGGFVRRVSL
- a CDS encoding FliA/WhiG family RNA polymerase sigma factor, which gives rise to MTNRPTLGRLWELYGRARAEAAGLRAAGRRGPVLRRAERRVAQLRDRLVVNYSPLVKYVAGRMAARIPGGVEQEDLVSWGVVGLLQAVETFDPARGAKFETYAISKIRWAILDELRKADPLPRRVRRRVRETQRATSALTQVLRRVPTEAEVAREVGIGLAEHRETLEHYHRARTWSLEEILSGMGEGGRALSLSDPETEAYELRERLAGALEALSERERTVITFYYYQGLTLREIGRALNLTEGRISQILRRALLRLRDRLSGA
- the rpsB gene encoding 30S ribosomal protein S2 — protein: MESTQSIGIRELLEAGVHFGHQAKRWNPKMKRFIFAERAGVHIIDLDQTLDLLERALNFVRGVAEAGQDVLFVGTKKQAQITIAEQAIRCGQPYVAERYIGGLLTNFRTIRPRIEYFKQLSREIEETPEEERSGKQWFARLREYQKLRRNFAGITEMERLPGAVYVVDPKREELLVREANRLRIPVVALTDTNCDPDVIDYVIPGNDDAIRSISLITRLIADAIVEGRGEEAAPGERPVPPAVEEAQMVEEEPVSAGEPEAEALEEAASGSPEASGEEAAEEQAASQAAPVGEEDESEER
- a CDS encoding translation elongation factor Ts is translated as MATQIEKIKQLREETAAGMMDVKRALEESGGDLDGARRILKERGQAIAAKKSRRETHEGRIEAYVHFNGRVGVLVEVNCETDFVARTPEFREFCRDVALHIASMKPLCVSPEDVPEEALAEEREIAEKQAAEMGKPEHITRQIVEGRLKKWISEQALLTQPFAKDPNKTVGELLQETVSRVGENVVVRRFVRYEL
- the pyrH gene encoding UMP kinase produces the protein MGAEAGAARISELGPLKRVVLKLSGESLAGDGGYGIDPGSLEVSVGQVLEAVEAGAELAIVVGGGNIFRGAQVADELGIESATADYMSMLGTVINALALQAALERRGVPTRVQSAIEIKEVAEPYIRRRAIRHLEKGRVVIFASGTGNPFFTTDTGAALRALEINADALLMAKNRVDGIYDKDPRVHGDARIVRRLDYMELLSRNLAVMDHTAATLCSGEGLPIIVFDILKSGNLRRILQGERVGSLVWRERPER
- the frr gene encoding ribosome recycling factor — its product is MSDIIDLSDAERRMKGALEAVKHQFATIRTGRANPALLDRIEVEAYGTRMPIKSVASIGAPEPRLLTVTPYDPNSLKAIERAIRDSDLGLNPQNDGKIIRLPIPELTEERRRELIRLARHMAEEGRVSVRNVRRDEMHDIQQLRREGEISEDDERRAEAELQRLTNDYVKRIDEALAEKEAELMEV
- the uppS gene encoding polyprenyl diphosphate synthase codes for the protein MGIIMDGNGRWARRRGLPRAAGHRAGVSALTPVLETAGELGIESLTLYAFSTENWARPAEEVETLMSLFLETARKKLPEIRERGARVRFVGRREHLPEPVQRAMREAEENTAANDRLNVYIALNYGGRSEIVDAARRMLAEGLSPEEVDERTFARYLYAPEVPDLDLLIRTSGEMRVSNFLLWQIAYAELYVTKTFWPDFSREEFLKAIEDFASRARRWGGV
- a CDS encoding phosphatidate cytidylyltransferase, with product MLARRVATAAVLAPLVLAAIAVGGAAVYAVLLLVGVAAAYELSRALAFPFAAALVAVLAPPALALFFGAGGVLGGLLLGVPWALAWLVALPRLRDERALLGLLLASVWVGAPLGFLALILGLEHGRAMLLLAVVGSWVSDAGAYFCGLAAGRHRIFPVLSPAKTLEGSLGGLLATALCGGVAGSFLPDLSPSLGLLLGATVSLASQAGDLFESALKRILGVKDLGSLLPGHGGILDRIDSLLFVAPTVYYLLLLA
- the dxr gene encoding 1-deoxy-D-xylulose-5-phosphate reductoisomerase translates to MRRRVTILGSTGSIGTQALDVIGRHPGRFEVVGLAASSNAALLRRQVEEFSPRYVALENGDATGLGDCGARVFSGPGAAARLAAVPADVVLNAVVGFAGLAATVSALRAKNRLALANKESVVAGGEWVMELARGGALIPVDSEHSAIFQCLEGRRRQELSHLLLTASGGPFFDLDAPALAGVGPEDALKHPTWRMGAKITVDSATMMNKGLEVIEAHHLFDVPYDRIRVVVHRQSAVHGGVLFSDGSAILHAAPTDMRLPIAYALLYPERIPLSEPLPLAGQSWTFEEPRDDLFRCLPLAVAAGEAGGPHPAALNAANEVAVQAFLDRRIKFLQIPEIIEEVLEIVPDFGPLRDLETIEAVDRWAREEAGRRVKART